A stretch of Desulfomonilaceae bacterium DNA encodes these proteins:
- a CDS encoding TetR/AcrR family transcriptional regulator: MKRHSDTENKIIQAALEIFVRKGYHGTSVHEITAKAGLTKGALYSHFNSKGDLLLRIIEEFKSRFIGGMIDTLKQSPGNALNRIHDVISFNSRFALENQYLCVFLTFLTTELNTDVDFEPALKGVYLEYRKVISEIVSLGIRQGLFKKNLDPDVTALTFMALHDGVLHQWVLNRYHLDGELYVRTFREVFLHGLVREEISAERTLEQIQLKSNKGEEHGNGVQI, translated from the coding sequence ATGAAACGACACAGCGACACCGAAAACAAAATCATTCAGGCAGCTCTTGAGATATTCGTCCGAAAGGGATACCACGGCACATCCGTCCATGAAATCACAGCGAAAGCCGGTCTTACCAAGGGAGCGCTCTACTCCCACTTTAACAGCAAGGGAGATCTTCTTTTAAGGATCATTGAAGAATTCAAATCCCGCTTCATCGGCGGGATGATCGATACACTCAAGCAAAGTCCAGGCAACGCCCTGAATCGCATACATGACGTTATCAGCTTCAACTCCAGATTCGCTCTGGAAAATCAGTATTTATGCGTATTCCTGACGTTTCTCACAACTGAGCTTAATACGGATGTAGATTTTGAGCCTGCGCTTAAAGGTGTTTATCTGGAATACCGGAAAGTAATTAGCGAGATAGTCAGCCTGGGAATACGACAGGGACTTTTTAAGAAGAACCTTGACCCGGATGTTACGGCCTTGACTTTCATGGCGCTTCACGACGGGGTGCTCCATCAGTGGGTTCTCAACAGATATCATCTGGACGGAGAGCTGTACGTCCGGACATTCCGGGAGGTTTTCCTACACGGTTTGGTAAGAGAAGAAATCTCGGCGGAGCGAACGCTCGAACAAATACAATTGAAATCAAACAAAGGCGAAGAACATGGGAACGGAGTCCAGATTTAG
- a CDS encoding acyl-CoA dehydrogenase family protein codes for MDYSLSDEQKQIVEAARKFALNEFPKVARECDREEKFPTEIWKKAGELGFMGIFTSPEYGGLGLGCLEHAMVMEEFWRVDPGVGCILLAVFGSEILGSFGTQDQKEKYLAPVAEGKAIIGCAITEPNAGSDIFGVRTRAVKTGAGYVINGSKQFITNGSVADFLLVYCLTNPEAKKPTQRFSFLAVERGRKGFTANKLKGKMGIRASDTAELAFDDVEVPEENLIGAREGDGFDQVMRLFNINRMVAAAQGVGVAQGALDKAVTYVRERTQFGAPLASFQGIQFKLAEMAARVESARLLYHKAAWLMDHGHVDRKLVSIAKLVAGETAVRVTDEALQLHGGYGYMDEYDVERFYRDAKIVEIYEGTKEIEKITIAREVLGRN; via the coding sequence ATGGATTACTCTCTTAGCGATGAACAGAAACAAATCGTGGAGGCTGCACGTAAATTTGCTCTTAATGAGTTTCCAAAAGTTGCCCGTGAATGTGATCGGGAAGAAAAGTTCCCGACAGAAATTTGGAAAAAGGCAGGAGAGCTTGGTTTCATGGGTATATTCACCTCTCCGGAATATGGGGGATTGGGCCTTGGGTGTCTGGAGCACGCCATGGTCATGGAGGAGTTCTGGCGGGTGGATCCCGGTGTGGGATGCATCCTGCTGGCCGTTTTCGGCTCAGAAATTCTGGGAAGTTTCGGTACCCAGGACCAGAAGGAAAAATATTTGGCGCCTGTCGCCGAGGGTAAGGCGATCATCGGATGCGCCATCACCGAACCGAATGCGGGCAGCGACATTTTCGGCGTCAGGACGCGTGCGGTTAAAACCGGTGCCGGCTACGTCATCAACGGTAGCAAGCAGTTTATAACGAACGGTAGCGTCGCTGATTTTTTACTGGTGTATTGTCTTACCAACCCTGAAGCCAAGAAGCCCACTCAGCGCTTCAGCTTTCTTGCGGTCGAACGAGGCCGTAAAGGTTTCACTGCTAACAAACTCAAGGGTAAAATGGGCATCAGGGCGTCCGACACTGCGGAACTTGCGTTTGACGACGTCGAAGTGCCGGAGGAAAATCTTATCGGCGCCAGAGAGGGCGATGGCTTCGATCAGGTGATGCGCCTGTTTAACATTAACCGGATGGTGGCGGCCGCTCAGGGCGTTGGTGTCGCGCAGGGAGCCCTGGACAAGGCGGTAACCTATGTCCGTGAAAGAACACAGTTCGGCGCTCCTCTTGCGTCGTTTCAGGGAATTCAGTTCAAATTAGCAGAGATGGCGGCGCGTGTGGAAAGCGCTCGTCTGCTTTACCACAAGGCAGCGTGGCTCATGGATCATGGCCACGTGGATAGGAAGCTTGTTTCCATAGCCAAACTGGTGGCTGGAGAAACAGCGGTGCGAGTCACGGATGAAGCGCTACAATTGCACGGTGGTTATGGATATATGGATGAATACGATGTAGAGCGATTTTATCGGGACGCCAAAATAGTGGAAATTTACGAAGGGACCAAAGAGATCGAAAAAATTACGATCGCTAGAGAAGTCCTGGGCAGAAACTGA
- a CDS encoding response regulator, translated as MRNVEILRGKRILAVDDEPDVLDMIQEQLESSEITTADNYERASEILSKDHFDLVLLDIMGVRGFNLLEQCREKQLPAAMLTAHSITTDSVNKAMSLGAISFLPKDELANLQEHLVDIFEGLAQGKSHWRKLFDRLGPYFNERLGLTWENIGKPRNPPYMY; from the coding sequence ATGAGAAACGTTGAAATATTAAGAGGCAAAAGAATCCTTGCTGTCGATGACGAGCCCGACGTGCTCGATATGATTCAGGAACAGCTTGAAAGCTCTGAAATCACAACGGCTGACAATTACGAACGGGCCAGCGAGATCTTGTCCAAGGACCACTTTGATTTGGTATTATTGGACATCATGGGAGTAAGAGGCTTTAACTTGCTGGAACAGTGCAGAGAAAAGCAATTACCGGCAGCCATGCTTACTGCTCATTCCATCACCACTGACAGTGTAAATAAGGCTATGAGTTTGGGCGCAATTTCTTTCTTACCCAAAGATGAATTGGCAAATCTCCAAGAACATTTAGTCGACATCTTCGAAGGCTTGGCTCAAGGGAAAAGCCACTGGCGTAAACTCTTTGATCGTTTAGGACCTTATTTCAATGAGCGGTTGGGGCTAACATGGGAAAATATTGGAAAGCCTAGAAATCCGCCCTATATGTATTGA
- a CDS encoding FadR/GntR family transcriptional regulator — protein MKKFRPIKQTRVSEEVTEQIKQCILLGDFKAGDKLPTERELMEEFQVSRVAIREALRALENSGFVATRQGASGGTYVIDLSFEKLSSAFIDLFLAEKISIPEMFHVRVLIEPEVARLAALRITPEAAKKLEEILIKEELPVISLLDDIETKTMVHFTLAEICGNRFLEALVRSLMRVTRSVIEAVHPNILSMHPAGMQRPIVEAVIAGKPDESAEAMRRHAMEFGETMMEMEKSHREHLAEGYNMTAPKSSDSLLLREKTK, from the coding sequence ATGAAAAAATTCAGACCCATTAAACAGACCAGGGTGTCCGAAGAAGTGACGGAGCAAATTAAACAATGCATCCTACTAGGAGACTTTAAAGCCGGAGACAAACTCCCTACCGAACGCGAACTCATGGAAGAGTTTCAGGTAAGCAGGGTGGCAATTAGAGAGGCGCTCCGAGCCTTGGAAAACTCAGGATTTGTAGCGACGCGTCAGGGCGCCAGTGGCGGAACTTACGTTATTGACCTTTCGTTCGAGAAATTGTCAAGCGCCTTTATAGATCTGTTCCTTGCAGAAAAAATTTCTATACCTGAGATGTTTCACGTAAGAGTACTAATTGAACCTGAAGTGGCTCGCCTAGCCGCTTTGAGAATCACGCCTGAAGCTGCTAAAAAACTTGAAGAAATATTAATAAAAGAAGAATTGCCGGTAATATCACTGCTAGATGACATAGAAACCAAGACCATGGTTCATTTTACTTTGGCTGAAATTTGTGGAAACCGCTTCCTGGAAGCTCTCGTAAGATCTTTGATGCGGGTGACAAGGAGTGTTATCGAAGCCGTACACCCCAACATCTTATCCATGCATCCGGCAGGAATGCAGCGTCCGATTGTCGAGGCGGTCATCGCAGGAAAACCTGACGAATCGGCGGAGGCCATGAGAAGGCATGCAATGGAGTTTGGCGAGACAATGATGGAAATGGAAAAATCTCATCGTGAACACCTTGCCGAGGGTTACAATATGACTGCCCCGAAGTCGTCAGATTCCCTATTACTAAGAGAGAAGACAAAATGA
- a CDS encoding AMP-binding protein — MNVANNLDTAARFFPDRPAISENDSEISYRELNCRANRVATGLIKLGIIPGDLIGVCAPNSTDWITFYFGVLKAGAVAVTLSCQLRTDELELLLTHARPRFLLSTDEISSKIERFRDAAGIEKVFSPSASISLPKLMELGINDFQAVERRRYDTASVLYTGGTTGTPKGVMLTHENINVSSHNVAYSERSSQMDRALCCLPLNHVFGQIHIMNATIFSCGCIELLPSYDLDLTLGRTASGKVTKFYAVPTIYTRLLTVEGLKKRLGNVRYCFSAAASMAGEIVRKWKELTDLTIFEGYGMTESSSAVTYNHFFEHVTGSVGTEVPGVEVQIRDEQGAVLPKGSEGEICIRGRNIMKGYLNNDEDTRRAFRDEEWFRSGDVGILDDRGYLFIVDRLKDMIITGGENVYPREVEEILFSRSDVQECAVVGIPDKEWGERVTAFVTPYPGQNTTPEELKAYLKQRLASYKVPKQYIIVNELPKNSTGKILKREIRRRFSEENSE, encoded by the coding sequence ATGAATGTCGCCAACAACCTCGATACGGCAGCGCGTTTTTTTCCAGACCGCCCGGCTATAAGTGAAAACGACTCGGAAATTTCCTATCGTGAGTTGAACTGCCGCGCCAATCGGGTAGCTACAGGATTGATTAAATTGGGTATTATACCCGGTGATCTCATCGGTGTTTGCGCTCCTAACTCCACTGATTGGATAACTTTTTACTTCGGTGTATTGAAAGCCGGAGCGGTAGCCGTTACGTTGTCCTGTCAACTCAGGACCGATGAGCTTGAACTGTTGCTCACCCACGCAAGGCCTCGATTCCTGCTTTCCACAGACGAAATATCATCAAAAATCGAAAGATTTAGGGACGCTGCCGGAATAGAGAAAGTCTTTTCTCCGAGCGCCTCAATTTCTCTGCCAAAACTGATGGAACTTGGAATCAACGATTTCCAGGCCGTAGAGAGAAGACGATACGATACGGCGTCAGTGCTTTATACAGGTGGTACAACCGGAACGCCGAAAGGTGTGATGCTAACACACGAGAACATTAATGTTAGCAGTCACAATGTCGCTTATTCGGAGCGGTCTTCTCAAATGGATCGAGCGTTGTGCTGTCTGCCGCTGAATCATGTCTTCGGTCAGATACACATTATGAACGCCACTATTTTTAGTTGTGGCTGCATTGAACTTCTACCGTCCTATGATTTGGACCTGACTCTTGGTCGGACTGCTTCAGGCAAAGTCACAAAGTTCTATGCTGTCCCCACTATTTACACGCGGTTGCTTACAGTAGAAGGCTTAAAAAAAAGGCTTGGCAATGTCCGATATTGTTTTTCCGCCGCTGCGAGTATGGCCGGAGAAATTGTGCGGAAGTGGAAAGAACTGACCGATCTTACTATTTTTGAAGGTTATGGGATGACGGAATCATCCTCTGCTGTGACGTACAATCATTTCTTCGAACATGTGACAGGCTCCGTGGGAACAGAAGTCCCAGGAGTAGAGGTTCAAATTCGGGATGAACAAGGCGCCGTTTTGCCTAAAGGTAGCGAAGGCGAGATATGCATTCGCGGTCGGAACATCATGAAAGGTTATCTTAATAACGATGAAGATACACGGCGGGCTTTCAGGGATGAAGAATGGTTCAGGTCTGGAGACGTCGGGATACTTGACGACAGGGGTTACCTTTTTATCGTCGATCGTCTCAAAGACATGATCATCACAGGGGGCGAGAATGTTTACCCCAGGGAAGTGGAAGAAATTTTATTTTCCAGATCTGATGTTCAGGAATGCGCTGTTGTAGGAATTCCGGACAAGGAGTGGGGTGAGCGCGTAACAGCCTTTGTGACACCATATCCCGGGCAGAATACCACTCCGGAAGAGTTGAAAGCTTATCTCAAGCAGCGTCTCGCATCCTACAAAGTCCCCAAGCAATACATCATTGTGAACGAACTGCCCAAGAACTCGACCGGCAAGATATTAAAAAGAGAGATCCGAAGGCGATTTTCAGAAGAGAATAGTGAGTAA
- a CDS encoding TRAP transporter substrate-binding protein, with translation MKKIVPVCSCFILIVLFLFGAPEARSDEKVIKLKYSNFFPPSHKNSILSEQWGKEIEKRTNGRIKVTYFAGNTLTPPTQTYDSVVKGIADVGQSLMGYSPGRFPLTEVLALPLGYSSGEQATNLTNEFYKKFKPKEFDDSQVMYFHGHGPGLFHTKKVISSIDDIKGLRIKANAENAAIVTAVGGAPVSLPITETYDGLQKGLIDGVLLPIEPIKGWKFFEMIKTTVENYAMSYTAPIFVVMNKGKWNSLPKDVQDIITQVNQEWIVKQGKLWTELDAESKEFCVQKGIKMAKASPEQEAETAKKMKPILAEYVKSMKAKGLPGDEALQFSQEYIKTHP, from the coding sequence ATGAAAAAGATTGTGCCTGTTTGCTCCTGTTTTATCCTGATTGTTCTTTTCCTTTTCGGCGCACCGGAAGCTCGCTCTGATGAAAAAGTCATAAAACTGAAATACTCAAATTTTTTCCCGCCTTCACACAAGAACAGTATTCTTTCGGAGCAGTGGGGCAAAGAAATTGAGAAGAGGACCAACGGCAGAATAAAGGTCACTTATTTCGCTGGAAATACTCTGACTCCTCCTACACAGACGTACGACAGTGTCGTAAAAGGGATTGCCGATGTTGGGCAAAGTCTAATGGGATACTCACCAGGCAGGTTCCCCTTAACCGAAGTCCTCGCCTTACCGCTTGGGTATTCCTCCGGAGAACAAGCCACGAACCTGACGAACGAATTCTATAAGAAATTCAAACCCAAAGAGTTTGATGATTCGCAGGTGATGTATTTTCACGGTCATGGCCCGGGCCTGTTCCATACCAAAAAAGTGATTTCATCTATAGATGACATAAAAGGATTACGAATAAAGGCAAATGCGGAAAATGCCGCAATTGTCACTGCTGTGGGTGGCGCTCCTGTCAGCCTCCCCATTACGGAGACTTATGACGGGCTGCAAAAAGGTTTGATTGACGGAGTTTTGTTGCCTATTGAGCCGATAAAAGGATGGAAATTCTTCGAGATGATCAAGACTACTGTTGAGAATTACGCAATGTCGTATACCGCGCCAATTTTCGTAGTCATGAACAAAGGTAAATGGAATTCGCTTCCCAAGGATGTTCAGGACATTATTACTCAGGTCAATCAGGAGTGGATAGTGAAACAGGGTAAACTCTGGACTGAACTGGACGCAGAATCGAAAGAATTCTGTGTGCAGAAAGGAATTAAGATGGCTAAGGCTTCTCCTGAACAAGAAGCTGAAACGGCTAAAAAAATGAAACCTATCCTTGCCGAGTACGTTAAATCCATGAAAGCCAAGGGCTTACCGGGTGACGAGGCGCTTCAATTCTCACAAGAGTACATCAAGACTCATCCTTAA
- a CDS encoding TRAP transporter small permease: MNKFMTWILKADFGLFVISGVALFIMMVVTLVDVLARSFGHPIVGSVELISFFGAIAVGFAIPYTTWTKGHILVDFVLEKLSSRSRTLMLCFTRSIGIGLFFLAGYNFISFGLDMLKSHQVSGAFKLPLYPVAFGLAISCFLQTATLCCDFFKVCHGDDHE, from the coding sequence ATGAACAAATTCATGACTTGGATTCTCAAGGCAGATTTTGGCCTGTTCGTCATTTCCGGCGTTGCATTATTCATAATGATGGTCGTAACCCTCGTAGACGTCCTCGCCAGATCTTTCGGCCATCCGATTGTAGGTAGCGTAGAGCTGATTTCCTTTTTCGGAGCCATAGCTGTAGGGTTTGCTATTCCTTACACCACGTGGACCAAGGGGCATATCCTGGTCGATTTTGTGCTTGAAAAACTTTCATCCAGATCGCGAACTCTAATGCTGTGTTTCACCAGATCGATAGGAATAGGTCTGTTCTTTTTAGCAGGATACAATTTCATCTCATTTGGATTGGATATGCTCAAATCCCATCAAGTGAGTGGCGCCTTTAAATTGCCCCTTTACCCAGTGGCGTTCGGTCTGGCTATCAGTTGTTTTTTGCAAACGGCAACCCTGTGTTGCGACTTTTTTAAAGTATGTCATGGAGACGATCATGAGTGA
- a CDS encoding TRAP transporter large permease, translating to MSEIATGIIALFILIILFLTGLELAFAMAALGFVGFAYLVSFSAASNLLVKDFFDTFSSYGFTVIPLFVLMGQVASNSNIAKRLYMATHKFVGHIPGGIAMTTVVGATLFKAMCGSTLATAATFAGIAIPEMDRYGYDKKLSTGVVASVGTLGMLIPPSIVLIIYSMIVEESIGKMFLAGIIPGLMISAFFMIVIYGWVTLKPEIAPRAEKVPWSERIYALPEFMWVAIIFVVVIGGLMWGWFSPTEAGSIGTFAVIALAAARRELTLRGLLKSIDESLRTACMVLLLIAGSTVLGHFLAVTEIPFVAADWITSLPLHPSLIMVIIIAVYLVGGSFIDDLAFMILATPIFFPAVIKLGYNPMWFGIMIAITVMIGVIIPPVAICVFVVKSITGVPMGVIYRGCLPFLLSLFGCALLLFLFPQIVVFLPNMLMGK from the coding sequence ATGAGTGAAATCGCCACAGGGATCATTGCTCTGTTTATCTTGATTATCTTGTTCCTCACAGGGCTTGAGTTGGCTTTCGCAATGGCGGCGTTAGGTTTTGTGGGATTTGCGTACCTGGTTTCTTTCAGCGCAGCGTCTAACCTCCTTGTAAAAGATTTCTTCGACACGTTCTCATCTTATGGATTTACGGTAATACCTCTTTTTGTTTTGATGGGTCAGGTAGCGTCGAATTCGAATATCGCGAAACGTCTTTACATGGCGACTCACAAATTCGTAGGGCATATTCCAGGTGGAATCGCTATGACTACGGTCGTTGGAGCTACGTTGTTCAAGGCAATGTGTGGGTCGACTCTCGCAACCGCTGCCACATTTGCTGGTATAGCCATCCCTGAAATGGACCGTTATGGCTACGACAAGAAATTATCGACTGGGGTTGTCGCCTCGGTGGGAACATTGGGAATGCTTATACCGCCGAGCATTGTTCTCATCATCTATTCAATGATCGTTGAGGAATCTATTGGAAAAATGTTTTTGGCGGGTATCATTCCAGGGCTCATGATTTCAGCCTTTTTCATGATAGTCATTTATGGATGGGTGACCCTGAAACCTGAAATCGCTCCTCGCGCGGAAAAAGTACCCTGGAGCGAGAGAATTTACGCTCTACCGGAATTCATGTGGGTTGCCATTATCTTTGTTGTCGTTATCGGTGGGTTAATGTGGGGGTGGTTTTCGCCCACAGAAGCAGGCAGTATAGGCACCTTTGCGGTAATAGCGCTTGCTGCCGCCAGAAGAGAGTTAACATTAAGGGGTTTGCTCAAATCGATTGATGAGTCATTACGCACAGCTTGTATGGTTCTTTTGCTCATAGCCGGCTCCACTGTCCTCGGCCATTTTCTGGCAGTCACAGAAATCCCTTTTGTAGCTGCGGATTGGATTACGAGTCTTCCGTTACACCCTTCCTTAATTATGGTAATTATCATAGCGGTGTATCTTGTAGGAGGCTCATTCATAGATGATCTTGCATTTATGATTCTTGCCACCCCAATTTTTTTCCCGGCCGTAATAAAACTTGGCTATAACCCTATGTGGTTTGGAATCATGATTGCGATAACGGTGATGATAGGCGTCATCATTCCTCCGGTCGCCATCTGCGTATTTGTGGTAAAGAGTATCACTGGTGTCCCTATGGGTGTCATATATAGAGGTTGCTTGCCATTCCTGTTGAGTTTGTTCGGTTGCGCCCTTCTCTTGTTCCTTTTTCCACAAATTGTGGTTTTTCTCCCTAATATGTTGATGGGAAAGTGA
- a CDS encoding acyl-CoA dehydrogenase family protein: MESLERFGFTEEEQMLQQTVRRLARDKVAPGASKRDTDGVFAYDMLEMMKENGLMGIDFPSEYGGTEAGLLALCIVIEEFAKIDASTAMIPSTQELGSLPIILAGNHAQKKKYLEPLATGEKLSSFALTESKGGSDVAALKSRAVRKGDRYILNGSKTFITNGGVADILTVYAVTNPEEKAHRAASVFIVEKGWPGFSVGKKESKMGIRSSETRELIFDNVEIPGENRLGDEGDGFHIMMKTLDFTRPAVAAQAIGIAQGAFEFATQYAKERETFGKPIIKHQAIGIKLADMAMKIAAGRQLLYRTCDLLQAYAKKDLSRLTPEIIRYSSMSKAFCSDVAMWTTTEAVQILGGYGYMTEYPVERFMRDAKITQIYEGANEIQRLVITSTL; encoded by the coding sequence ATGGAAAGTTTGGAACGTTTCGGCTTTACTGAAGAAGAACAAATGTTGCAGCAAACGGTCAGAAGATTGGCTCGGGACAAAGTAGCCCCCGGGGCCTCAAAACGAGATACCGATGGTGTGTTCGCCTATGACATGCTGGAAATGATGAAAGAAAACGGCCTGATGGGCATAGACTTTCCATCTGAATACGGGGGAACGGAAGCGGGTCTACTTGCGCTGTGCATTGTCATAGAAGAATTTGCAAAAATCGACGCCTCCACTGCGATGATCCCCTCCACTCAGGAATTGGGGAGTTTGCCGATTATTCTCGCTGGTAATCACGCGCAGAAAAAGAAATACTTGGAACCTCTTGCCACAGGAGAAAAACTGTCCTCCTTTGCCCTTACAGAATCAAAGGGTGGATCTGATGTTGCGGCTTTAAAATCAAGGGCAGTACGTAAAGGCGACAGATATATACTCAATGGCTCCAAGACTTTTATTACAAATGGTGGTGTAGCCGATATTCTTACGGTTTACGCTGTGACCAATCCTGAGGAAAAGGCCCATAGGGCAGCCAGTGTTTTTATTGTAGAAAAAGGGTGGCCCGGTTTTTCTGTCGGCAAAAAAGAAAGCAAAATGGGAATCCGGTCTTCCGAAACCCGGGAACTTATCTTTGACAACGTTGAGATTCCTGGGGAAAACAGATTGGGAGATGAAGGCGACGGTTTTCACATAATGATGAAGACCCTGGACTTCACCCGGCCGGCTGTTGCGGCCCAAGCCATTGGTATAGCCCAGGGAGCTTTTGAATTCGCCACTCAGTACGCCAAGGAGCGAGAGACCTTCGGCAAGCCGATAATCAAACATCAGGCCATAGGTATAAAATTGGCTGATATGGCGATGAAAATAGCGGCAGGCAGACAACTCCTGTACAGGACTTGCGATCTGTTGCAGGCCTACGCGAAAAAAGATCTCTCTAGACTTACTCCCGAAATAATACGATATTCTTCAATGTCAAAGGCGTTCTGTTCGGATGTCGCGATGTGGACGACAACAGAGGCCGTACAAATACTCGGTGGATATGGATACATGACTGAATACCCGGTGGAGCGATTTATGCGTGACGCGAAAATCACTCAAATCTATGAAGGCGCGAACGAAATCCAGAGGCTGGTAATTACTTCGACTCTTTAA
- a CDS encoding (2Fe-2S)-binding protein → MKHHINFKVNGDEYSLAVDPWRTLNEVLREDLNLTGTKLGCGTGDCGACTVMVDDKTVSSCLTLAVSVDGKSVTTVEGLAPSGEELHPIQEAFIKTGAIQCGFCTAGMEMSALHLLNRNQSPTEMEIRSSLSGNLCRCTGYNQIVEAISIAAETMKGTEPKKEER, encoded by the coding sequence ATGAAACACCATATTAACTTCAAGGTGAATGGGGATGAATATTCGCTGGCGGTAGATCCCTGGCGGACTCTAAATGAGGTCCTTAGGGAAGACCTTAATCTTACTGGCACAAAACTTGGCTGTGGAACCGGCGACTGTGGGGCCTGTACAGTCATGGTGGACGATAAAACGGTTAGTTCATGCCTGACACTGGCAGTGTCGGTTGATGGGAAAAGCGTCACGACCGTTGAAGGTCTTGCGCCTTCAGGCGAAGAGCTTCATCCGATTCAGGAGGCTTTCATAAAAACCGGCGCAATCCAGTGCGGATTTTGCACCGCGGGCATGGAGATGTCGGCTCTGCATCTTTTGAACAGGAACCAATCGCCGACCGAGATGGAAATAAGGTCGAGCCTTTCTGGCAATTTGTGCAGATGCACAGGGTACAACCAGATTGTGGAGGCGATATCGATTGCGGCTGAAACAATGAAGGGAACCGAGCCAAAAAAGGAAGAGCGATGA
- a CDS encoding xanthine dehydrogenase family protein subunit M — MRLPKFEYFEPKTLEAALSMLIEKGSDACVLAGGTDVLVKMRNGRLMPKAVIGLQGIEGLNNINFDPAKGLTIGAMARISDVVSHPDVMKRYPALSHAAGVMANVQVRNMGTIAGNLCNAAPSAENAPPLMAMRAQVTIVGPTGARHIPLDQFFRGPGLTKIEASEIMASIFVPLPAPRSGASYKRISARCGVDIAAVCVGAMVACTEEVCSEVRIVLGAVAPVPMRAPKAEGIIQGQKLTRDLVEKAAAQAAEESKPISDVRATADYRKKMVEVLTFRALEQAYERAMKL, encoded by the coding sequence ATGAGACTGCCAAAGTTTGAATATTTTGAGCCGAAAACGCTTGAAGCCGCATTGAGCATGCTTATTGAAAAAGGAAGTGACGCCTGTGTGTTGGCGGGTGGAACCGACGTCCTGGTGAAAATGCGCAATGGCCGATTAATGCCCAAGGCTGTGATAGGCTTACAGGGAATTGAAGGATTAAATAATATTAATTTTGATCCTGCCAAAGGCCTCACAATAGGAGCGATGGCCAGGATCTCTGACGTCGTGTCGCATCCGGATGTAATGAAGCGCTATCCCGCTCTTTCTCATGCTGCGGGGGTAATGGCCAACGTTCAGGTCCGAAATATGGGCACGATTGCGGGGAATCTTTGCAACGCGGCCCCGTCCGCTGAAAACGCTCCCCCACTAATGGCAATGCGGGCGCAAGTCACGATAGTAGGCCCCACGGGTGCGAGACATATACCTCTCGATCAATTCTTCAGAGGGCCAGGCCTCACGAAAATAGAAGCGTCTGAAATAATGGCTTCCATTTTTGTCCCATTACCCGCCCCCCGATCGGGAGCCTCGTACAAGCGCATATCCGCTCGCTGCGGTGTGGATATAGCTGCGGTGTGTGTGGGCGCTATGGTAGCCTGTACAGAAGAAGTCTGCTCGGAGGTGAGAATCGTGCTCGGGGCGGTAGCGCCGGTTCCCATGAGAGCGCCGAAAGCTGAAGGAATTATCCAGGGACAAAAGTTGACAAGGGATCTTGTCGAAAAGGCCGCTGCCCAGGCGGCGGAAGAATCTAAGCCCATCTCTGATGTTAGGGCAACAGCGGACTATCGGAAAAAAATGGTCGAGGTATTGACCTTCCGGGCCCTTGAACAAGCCTACGAACGGGCGATGAAGCTTTAG